The Colius striatus isolate bColStr4 chromosome 9, bColStr4.1.hap1, whole genome shotgun sequence genome contains the following window.
CCTAGCTACATGAAGGGGCGTAGTATCAGAAGGCAGAGGGCCAGCTGACATGGTGGCATAGGACACACCACAAGGCTTATTCTCACAATCCTGATAATCAAAATGGCTCCTGTCTTCCCACTCCCTGCTAGCCTGCTTCCAGCTCCACACACACTGAGAAGGGCTGCCCTTCTGCCTGCTTGTCTCACTTACCACCTGGCTCTACCACCAGCAGCGGTGGGGCTCCTGCGGcgctgccctgctgcccagggcacgGCTCCAGCCTGCACCCAGCAGCCTCACGTGTAGGCTGTCTGTGCTCCAGGAGTGGGacaggctgagggcagatggCCTTGGCTGGGAGGTGTGGAGGTCTGCAGGCACAAGCTCAGTAGCCCAgaagcaggggctggaggaagAGGACCTCATTCCGGAAGAGAACGTGTGCTTCGTTTGCACATCTGAAAGTATATTGCAACAAGAGATTAATGATGTGTCCTGCTGTGGGAATGGTTTCTCCAGCTCAACAGGAACTAGCTAGAAAGAACTGAGAAGTCCCTTCAATAAAAAGGGCCATGGccctctgctgccttccctctggtgatagaattatagaatcattttggttggaaaagacctttaagaccatcgaGCCCAaacactcacctcacactgccaggcccttCACTAAaataaaccatgtccctcagcacctcagctatgtgtctTCTAATGTGGGACTCACCCACCTTCCCACTGGAAgggggcagcccattccagtgcttaacagccctctcagggaaaacgttcttcctcagctccaatctaaacaacAACAATCTGAAGCAActggagcccatttcctcttgtcttgtcattcattactggggagcagagcccaacccccagctcactgcagcctcctgtcagggagttgcagagtgctcctgtctcccctcagcctcctccaggctgaacacccccattccctcagcccctctccagcacctttgtgctccagccccttccccagctctggccgtgctgcagcccctcagtgtccctctggcagtgagtgaggggcccaacactgagcaCAGCACTCAAGCTGCAGTCTCACTGCAGTCTCACTGCGTACATGGGGAGTTTGGGGTCACTACCCCTGTGGTCCCAGTGTGGTCCCCTGTGGTCACACCCTCTTGCCCCACTGCCCGTGGTACCTTCCGCCTCCTCTTCTAACACTCGCAGCCTCTCCGCAGCGttcctgttccctgctgcagctgcctcttgGTAGTGTCTCATCGCTTCTGCCAGGTTCTGCTGCACTCCAAGGCCCTTCTCATAGCAAACTCCCACGTGATATCTGCTTTGGGCATCCTAAGCCCCAGGAGAAAACACAGCAATCAGCTCTGCATGATGTACAAGTGACGACAGCACACGGAAGGGGAACAGAGATTCTTTAACACCTTTAAAGTACACCAGTCTGTCTTTGGTCAGCGTCTTTAAAACTTACCCCTCTGTCTTTGGTTCCTCAGCCTCTATCTTCAGTAATTCAGTCCCTTCTCTGAGCACATAGCAAAGTGCAAATTCTTTCCAGCTATCTTGGACTCTGTTCTCTCATATCCCTTTCCAATTAAATTCACTGATTTCCTTTCAGCATCCAGGTCTGTGTCACAGGAACAAAGGAACTGCTATCTCTGCAGAGCATCCCAATTGTCTCAGGGGTCAGAGCTAAGAGAACTTGGGCATCAGCCTTGACTGCACCCACATCCTGATCACATCCCTGCTCTGAGCACACCCTGTGAACTGCCCTGATCAGATCATCACTTCATCACTGTTAAAGACATAACAAATGCGACTGAGGTACTTGCTGCCAAGGGTTAGAAGATTCCCCTTGGTTGCATCAGCCCTTCAACACAGCAGCACGGTGTAATCTTACTCAGCAGCCCCCTAACTATACTCCAGAAGAAATCTCAAGCAGCAGAAATGAAGTCAAGCAAATAAGTGCTAGAGAAAAATCCCCCCCAAACTACTCAGGCACATGTAAGTACTGAGAATGAACTAGGAAGTAGAGGATGTCCCTGCAGATGGGTCAGTGAAGCCAAACCCAAACCTGTGTTGGCTGTGCACTTGATTTCTGAGACCCAAAAGGAGGAGAAGGGTCTTGCAGACAGCAAGGAAGCAAACAACAGTTCTGAAGACATTGAAGAGGCCATGTGGGCTAGTGGTCACACAGACCTTGtccagccaaaaaaaaagccagcaacATCAGTTGAAGAGTATGACTGCCAGAAACAAGAATAAGGCTATGCTAGATAGAAAAGGGAATAAgtccagaggggaaaaaaaaggaagtaagtAGCCATGAGAAAAGAGAGCAAAATTGTTCATGAGAAAAGAACATATTGCAAACATTGCTGTCTGGGTTGTAGCTGGTAGAGGAAAGTGAGGATCTCAATGAGTGGGTGCTGTGCAAAATGTTGCAAGTCTCAGTTTATGACAGCAATAAACTTCTTCAGAGATGAGATAAACACATTGAAGGATTGGCACTTCAGATGATACTTATTTGACCCTGTCTCATGTCACAAGTATTCCCTAGCCATCTCTTCAGTGATGAACACCTCAAAACAAAGACCACGAGGAGGAGAGATCCCCAAACTAGCGTAAGTGACTGCAACATACTTTGGAATCTGAAGGTCAGGCTCAGTTCTTCAACACCACTGTTTAACATGGTTTTTATGTGCTCTGGTTGCACGCCTGAAATAAAGGAGGACAAGAAGTGGTAACCAAAGTAAAATGTGGCTGTCTGGAGTGGTGTTCTGTTTGGAACACTTGCCAGAGTTCCTCCCTTGGCTCCAGCAGAGCATCAACCTGAGAAACACTGAAGCCAGGACTTCTTATGCCTGCTTTCCCTTTTTCAGTCATAGCCAAACGGTGCTGTCCTTGCTTCACCCTTTATCCAGTGTCCTTTTAACTACCTAAAGACAAATTCATACTCTGGGGTAATGGGAAGAGGCCCACGGAGCCCTTCTCCCAGCAGAAGGTGTGGGGTTACATCCCAGGGAGCCTGTGCATGAACCTGCCACCTAAGAGGCTGTGCTACATCACAGCCAGCacccactgggaagcagaggtgGGGAAAGGTGACTGGCTTGTGACAACTGCTGTGGCTGTGACCAAAATGTGCAAAATCCTCATCTGCTGGGGTTTGTCCCTGGGACCTGCAGTTACCTGCCAGATGTTCTGCTGTTAAGGGCTTACTGGGCATTCAGTAAATGCCAGTCATCTATTGAATGAGATAATTCATTGTTGTACTGTGCAACATACACATCCGACATCAAGCTGGAAGAAAGAGGTCAACGATGCAGCTTAAGAAAGATCTTTAGCAGCTCTGGAATGAAACACTCTATCAGCCATCATGAAGGTGATAGTGATgtctgagctgctggggctAGGCAGGTCTAGCCTCAGCAGTGACCTGACAGAGTCTGCACACTTAAGAGTGTGTGAAAACTGAAGTGCAAGTGATGTAGTGTCATCCAGAGCTCAGATTCTTCTTTAAACTTTTGATTCAGTGTCATTTACAGATGACATTTCCTTTAAAGAATGAATCAGAGAAGATCTTGCAGGATGAAGGGGGCAACACAATCACAGAGGTAACTCGGTGTTGACAAATGCAAAGGAGTGCTTATAGAAAGGGATTCTGTGAGTCACTGTGATAGCTCCCTGAAAGTTTCAAGTCACTGCTCACCCAGCAGGCAAAAGGGCAAACAGCATTAGGAATTATTGGACGGAAATAGAGAACAAAGCAGAGCATCTCATGATGTCAGATCCCTGGCAGTGCCTCCATCTTGAGTCCAGTTTTAGGCCCAACATCTTCAAATGGTCACAGGGAAATGAGGAAAATAGAGAGAAGACTGACAAGCAAAAGGGAACAGCTTAACTACATGGAGAGACAAAGTAACCTAGTGCTCTGAAGCCTGCAAAACGGCACAGAGAGGACAAACTAAAGGGCAACAGAATCAGGAGTATTagccagaagaagaggaaatagctattcattatttttccattgtacaaaagctgtgggaactgtagttaaaatgaacaatgaaaaaaaaacccacccctaACCATTACAATGCAGTGCATCCTGAAAATGAGTGAGGTGTAAAGAAACAGAGCTGTGGGATCTCAAACCTGTGCTGCTCTGAGTGCTGGGATGGGCTCAGGAGCAGTACTATGCTGAGACTGTGGCACTGTCCTTCAAAAAAGCTAAGCCTGGGTCAGTCAGAGAAAGTTAAAAGGTGAGCAAGAAAATGGTTGGGGATGCAGACAAGATGTGTGAGGATAAGCTCAAACAACAGGGGAAGGCTGGATGCAGATTTGAGTATTTAAGTACGTTAAAGTTCCCTGCAATGAAACAGGAACAGTCTTCATCTTCTCTACAGAAGGCAAGAAATAATGGGCTAGTTTTGAAGAACAGACTCGAGAGACACAATAAAGTTCTCAAAATGACACAGCAGTGGAAGAGTTTGACTGCAGAGGGTGCAGATGCTCCACAATGGGAAACCTGTACATTTTTGCTAGATGAATATAAGCACTGGTGCAGGCAGAACTGCTTCAACACAACAGGGATGTTTCTACACCGGTGTTTGGGTGGCTCTGTGCCCCAGGGACTGCTTCCTCTCCAAGATACACTAAAGCTCCACTCTGTCCTTCTCAACACTCATTCCCGTGTCAGAGAAGCCCCCAAATCTGCCACCTGTAACCTGCAACGATCCCAATCTGAGAATAACCACAGCTTGCAAAGGCATTACTTACGCCACTccttgctgccagcagcaggtaCTTCAGGCCTGTCTTTTCTTTAGGTTGCAGCCCCCTCATGTAGAACACTCCCAGACAAGCCTGTGCCTGCAACAAAACCACACAATACCAAATCAGCCAGGATTGCCCCCTTCATTACTCCAGCTCTTTTAGTGATTTTGCCCGTTGCTCAGATGCTAGGGTTACTGCAATGAGGGAGCTCAGcaccctgcctgctgcagagcctgGGAGAGAAGGGAGGGCTGTCCTAGGAGAGATCAGTCTGACATggtaaacacacacaaagaaaaaaaaatcccatctgaTCTATAGAACTCCACTATATGTGCTGTAATATCATTGTGCTAACACCGTAAGACCCAGAATATCCTTCCAAACGTCACTGTGGAAGTCAGAGCCAGAGAACAGCTCCTACTCGTGAGCTGTCCGTAAGATACAGCAGATGCACCTCCTGGAACAGTGTGCTACATgaggcatagtcactgccagCACGACTGGCACTCGCAGCACAAGATGGGACATGCCTAAATGCATCTCCCAGAGAGTGAGAAAGGAGGGCAGGGTACACAGATCCATGTGGATGACTCATCTTGGAAAGTCACAGATAGAAAATGAGGATCTGTTCTTACTTCAAGCATCTCGTGGAAGTTCCTCCACCACAGTGACCTGTACTCACAGAAATGAGAGATGAAACACAGAGCTACATGTTCAGCTACAGGTCAGTTTTCCTAAGACAATGGTCTAAACCAGGTGTCTAAGAGCCACCTTAAAAAGCCCAGCAGCCAAACAGCCAGCCATCACTGACAGTGGGTACCTAGGTGCCTCCCACATGCAGGCAGGGCTGTCTCCTGTGTGCTCTCAGTATAAATACACCGGAAGGATTTTGCTCTGAGTCCCACAGATGCTGCTTTCTAGGATGTCTTGTGTTTCAAATCCTCTCGACAGGGTTCCCTGCTGGCTGTCTCCTATCAACTCCCACACTGTGGACACTAACCTCTGTAATCCCAGCCATTGCTGCTTGCTCCAGGAAAGTGACTGCCTTGGGATGCCTGTGCCATTCGTTTTCAGGTCTGTGGCACAGAAGGCAGCGTGCGTAGCGGTACTGTGCCAGGGGGTGACAGCTGCTGGCTGCATGGTAGTAGTAAAAAGCTGcctggaaaaagagaaacacacTTGCGTGATTCAGGTAATACATGCCCTCAAACATGACATGACTCCCCTCTGGCCAGGACAAGCTTAACCTCCCTGTCTAGACCTATCATCAGCTGCGCACTTACCCCGGCAGCCCTCCCACACCTCCCCGCTGACAAACACGAGACTGTTGGAGTGAGACAGTGGACTGTGACTACACCAGAGCCCTCCAACCATGCTGCCTGCTCTACTCACAACTCCCAGTGTTGAAGGGGGTGGCACTGGGCCAACAATACCAAAGCTTGTTGTGTGCCAGCAGGGATCTGCACAATTACTCCAAACAAGCTGCCTTTGCAGATCCTTGCAGCTCCAGCAGGATGCCGGCTGTGGCCAGCCTGCACTAGATGGCAGGCTGTAGTTGAGGTATTGAAACGGGATGGCAGAGAAGTGCAGTGGTGTTTTAAACACAGGAACACGACAGGTTTCTCCTGGTTACTCTCCTGGGTGCtagcagcacagcctgagtACCTGTGAGAAGACCTGAGAAGCTCTGAGAAAGGGGATTTCAGGAGCACATGTCTGAGGGGAACTGTGACACTAAAGCCAGCAGCGCAAACGCAGTTTATACGATTTCCAGCGTCTTCTAAGGGGACTTCAGAGACTCTCACCCCCatgcaaaaggagaaaagtgCCTGTGCACCCAACACAAACTCACACACACAACCCTACAAGCCACGGGATACCTTTTCCAAGTCTTTTTCCGTGCCTCTGCCGTGCTCGTAACACAGACCCACGTTGAACTGGGCCTTGCTGTAGCCTCGATCTGCTGCCAGCTTGAAGCAGGTATAGGCTATCCTGTAGTGGCCTGCTCTCATACTTTCAATCCCTGAGAAGAACACAATGTAaaatcagaggggaaaaaatctcAACAATCCATCAGACAGAATGTAGCCTCAAATACAGAAACCTCTCCCACTACTCCTGGGCCTTCCTTGGCCCAGGCCAAGTGCTCTGGTCTACTTTCAGCTAGCTCAGCAACCCTTACTCCACAGGACCAAAATTCCCCCAGGAAAAATGGCAACACTGCCTTTCAGGAATGATTCTACTGTCATTGCAAAGAAGGATGAGGGGTGAGCACTGTGGTTCACACAGGTGCAGCTTGCTTTTTCAGTGATGCAAACAGAGGTGTATATAGGGCAGGGGCTGTTTTCTTAGATCACTGCATCTTCCTTCAGCTCTTCTTACAGCTGCAACTCTGCAATTGCTTTTTCAGCTTCCCAGGAAGACTGAGACGTCAGACAGTAAAAAAGAATACAAGGATATAACACCCtgtgttgcaaaaaaaaaagacaagagatGGCTTAATTTCCAACTACAGATGTCAGGACAACAGGGCAGGCTTCAAGCAAGCCTGGATTTAAGTATGCTGATATAAATCAGGTGGCAGGATGGGACAAAAGACAATAAATCTCTCAAAGCACAGGCAAAATTGCTGAAAGGAGGCTTCAGCTTGGTTATATGCCATCTCTGCCTTCACACAAGACCTGCAACCATTTGGAGGCCCTCCAAAAAGGGGAGTGTGTGGTTTAaggacaaaacaaacccaaggcCACGTTACCGAGGATATTCAAGGCAATGGAAATGTCAATCCGGAAAATCTGCTGCAACTGGAAAGCAGCTTCCTCTAAATGCCCTCGTCCAGCTGGGTCACCCTGAGCAGTTACAGAAGAAACCTATTAAGAcagcaaaaccacacaaaccCTATAGGAGATTCTTTCCTGGAAAGCCAGCAGTGAGACACATTTGT
Protein-coding sequences here:
- the DELE1 gene encoding death ligand signal enhancer isoform X2 — encoded protein: MWRLLLGRGLGRCCPPAARPACAAEPPDGHGPSPGPGPGPGPERAPGCKNGRPRDGRERGGRQQPLPGLVPHYSVLEAVTWGAFGALLLQLVRQISWLRSLQDSKGGHRSLWISSLPSQQTVVTEASTSSSSAQLGSHFLQKESPEVIPEHSSSGQGGSQPWAEEGELQVPESSSSGPGLPSTKGDPAGRGHLEEAAFQLQQIFRIDISIALNILGIESMRAGHYRIAYTCFKLAADRGYSKAQFNVGLCYEHGRGTEKDLEKAAFYYYHAASSCHPLAQYRYARCLLCHRPENEWHRHPKAVTFLEQAAMAGITEAQACLGVFYMRGLQPKEKTGLKYLLLAARSGDAQSRYHVGVCYEKGLGVQQNLAEAMRHYQEAAAAGNRNAAERLRVLEEEAEDVQTKHTFSSGMRSSSSSPCFWATELVPADLHTSQPRPSALSLSHSWSTDSLHVRLLGAGWSRALGSRAAPQEPHRCWW
- the DELE1 gene encoding death ligand signal enhancer isoform X3; translated protein: MWRLLLGRGLGRCCPPAARPACAAEPPDGHGPSPGPGPGPGPERAPGCKNGRPRDGRERGGRQQPLPGLVPHYSVLEAVTWGAFGALLLQLVRQISWLRSLQDSKGGHRSLWISSLPSQQTVVTEASTSSSSAQLGSHFLQKESPEVIPEHSSSGQGGSQPWAEEGIESMRAGHYRIAYTCFKLAADRGYSKAQFNVGLCYEHGRGTEKDLEKAAFYYYHAASSCHPLAQYRYARCLLCHRPENEWHRHPKAVTFLEQAAMAGITEAQACLGVFYMRGLQPKEKTGLKYLLLAARSGDAQSRYHVGVCYEKGLGVQQNLAEAMRHYQEAAAAGNRNAAERLRVLEEEAEDVQTKHTFSSGMRSSSSSPCFWATELVPADLHTSQPRPSALSLSHSWSTDSLHVRLLGAGWSRALGSRAAPQEPHRCWW
- the DELE1 gene encoding death ligand signal enhancer isoform X1, producing MWRLLLGRGLGRCCPPAARPACAAEPPDGHGPSPGPGPGPGPERAPGCKNGRPRDGRERGGRQQPLPGLVPHYSVLEAVTWGAFGALLLQLVRQISWLRSLQDSKGGHRSLWISSLPSQQTVVTEASTSSSSAQLGSHFLQKESPEVIPEHSSSGQGGSQPWAEEGELQVPESSSSGPGLPSTKVSSVTAQGDPAGRGHLEEAAFQLQQIFRIDISIALNILGIESMRAGHYRIAYTCFKLAADRGYSKAQFNVGLCYEHGRGTEKDLEKAAFYYYHAASSCHPLAQYRYARCLLCHRPENEWHRHPKAVTFLEQAAMAGITEAQACLGVFYMRGLQPKEKTGLKYLLLAARSGDAQSRYHVGVCYEKGLGVQQNLAEAMRHYQEAAAAGNRNAAERLRVLEEEAEDVQTKHTFSSGMRSSSSSPCFWATELVPADLHTSQPRPSALSLSHSWSTDSLHVRLLGAGWSRALGSRAAPQEPHRCWW